In Bremerella alba, the genomic window CGAGCATAGTCTGGGTGTTTACCGGACCATGCTGCTTTACCTTCAGCGCCTGGCCCATGTGCCGGAGTTCGCAGCAGTCATCGAAACCAAGGACGCCGAACTGATGATCGTGGCGTCGCTTCTTCACGATCTGGGGCACTGGCCTTTCTGCCATCCGATTGAAGACATGCGACTGCCTGGCGTTCCTCAGCACGAACTGTTCGCCAACAGCTTTCTGTTGGAAGGAGAAATCGCCGATTGTCTGCGCGACGATTGGGGCATTAATCCGCGCGATGTCGTCAGCTTCTTGTCCGAGAAGGGACGTACCAGCAAGATGAAGCTGATGCAAAGCATCATTTCGGGGCCGATTGATGTCGACAAGCTTGATTACTTACAGCGCGATAGTCTGCATGCTGGCGTCCCTTACGGCCGCAACTTTGACCAGCAGCGTTTAATTGCCAGTTTGTGCGTGAATCAGGCCGGGGATAAGCTCGCCTTGACGAACAAGGGGCGAACCGCTGCCGAGATGATGGTCTTTGCCCGGTATGTCATGTTCAGCGAAGTTTACTGGCACCACGCGGTTCGCAGTGCGACGGCAATGCTACAGCGTGCCTTCTTCATGCTGCGTCCGCAGTTGGAACTTGACTCGCTATTTCGCCTGGCCGAACGACCGATGGTCGACACGATGCTGGAAGCTGCCGGTAATGGCCCTGCTCGCGATTTGCTGGATGGCTTATTCGGTCGTTCTCGCAGGCTATATAAGCGGCTGTTCGAGTACTCTCACTTCGATCACCCAGAGCTATTTCATCAAATTGCCAGACGGCCCTATGACTGGCTAGTCGATTTGAGTGATCAGTTCGCCACGACCCTATCACGGCACCTGTCGCGTCGTGTCGCACCGCATGAAATTTTGATCGATGCACCGCCGGTAAAGTTGGAAGTGCAATTTAATATCGATGTGCTCCAGCAGAAGTCCGGCAAGTATCGTGCGTTGGGGGATGTT contains:
- a CDS encoding HD domain-containing protein, which translates into the protein MSEILDIPEVVGLQSRSDVIRIPPDLDVPLTGRVRHLVDTAEFRRLVHISQLGLVSLVFPAAHHSRFEHSLGVYRTMLLYLQRLAHVPEFAAVIETKDAELMIVASLLHDLGHWPFCHPIEDMRLPGVPQHELFANSFLLEGEIADCLRDDWGINPRDVVSFLSEKGRTSKMKLMQSIISGPIDVDKLDYLQRDSLHAGVPYGRNFDQQRLIASLCVNQAGDKLALTNKGRTAAEMMVFARYVMFSEVYWHHAVRSATAMLQRAFFMLRPQLELDSLFRLAERPMVDTMLEAAGNGPARDLLDGLFGRSRRLYKRLFEYSHFDHPELFHQIARRPYDWLVDLSDQFATTLSRHLSRRVAPHEILIDAPPVKLEVQFNIDVLQQKSGKYRALGDVSPMVETLAKRQFDDYVKKVRIFIHPRLEESIGSDLEIESLFVDTVRSMFPETG